One genomic region from Burkholderia latens encodes:
- a CDS encoding cellulose synthase subunit BcsC-related outer membrane protein, whose amino-acid sequence MRGSLKRTAPRVAGFAWLASSLSAAAPAAAAVTVAAAPETVAPKAAPASVPSAADLSDARRQLATARMWGDKHRDDLARDALRKGLLIAPDDPALLAEQMRVLLRLGDARGAQAALARLQARAPAAPDTRRAADEYRVATSGRGEMAQIRLLARSGRADEAARRIVALFPNGAPSGALGAEYYQIVSNAPGGREPAIAALRRTVAADPQDTSAALALARLLNQRADTRAEANRIAWSLAKRPDADHTEAMAVWRRVLQSAGADPAYRDALHAYLELVPDDTEFRDRVAALDQQRDAQQRLERDPDYIAQQRGLQALARGDLAGADPLLARAARARAGDADALGGLGLLRLREGRHDEARALFARAAALSTDQRGKWQSLARTAQFWGLLAQGRAAASAGRAQDAERAARAALAMQPDSQDAKLQLADALLAQHDWARAEPLLRELLAARTPTLSAVRDTALLYENTGRADRIGPLLDALQGRVTGADDRRALDGLRADLLASQARTLADKGERGAAAQRYEAAVRAAPDAAWTRFALARLYRDMGLPQLGRTVMDDGLAASDTPEMRYATALYRNSLDDVAGAQAALSGVDDAHRSDGMRALARKLDAEHALADARGALGRGDRAAFAASLAHAQASAPDDPDMLAAVGAQWIDAGEPDRGLAPLRDWIAAHPRDADVDVRLRYGDLLGGAGRDDTLAAWLDALRREPSLTPAQSARIEDQSLRLVLRQTDDAIAQQDYARARTLLERASPAGRADKRYALELADLERAQGHYDAARDALAPVLARTPDDADTQLALARIDEDSGHRAAALARVQAVLARTPDDDVDTRLSVVRRLNALRRADEAAQVIEPLQAAYPARADVTVAAGRVAEAQGRYDDAASLYRLSLSQERMTGVSAGRDGRTPAQAAFADLEQRRDPEIEIGWLPAYKSGDEGISAYRAQQVPIYMQVPVRYDGHAFLQLDTVHLDAGALDTSDPNAYSLKTFGTYAALNAPIGLPAPFAPNPAAAALIAHPQGDLHQPMTGVALGAGYRTDAWRVDLGTSPLGFPVHYLVGGVRYRFDAGPASFTVNASRRPETSSVLSYAGMRDPWTGAVWGGVRRDGVNLRAAVDVGRVNLFAELGAGVLSGRNVERNAEVTLRSGFTVPVYERATMRVSTGLVGNAWHYAQNLRYYTYGQGGYYSPQRYLSLGVPIEWAGRRDALSWDLTVTGGISNSYEKDSLFYPTLSDQRAAQQAAGFVYTGSSTRGVSFSYGVNGIVEYRVNPHLSVGAQLHVDRSHDYAPSSALVYLRYAFDARAERSWLVTPTPVRLYSDY is encoded by the coding sequence ATGCGCGGCTCGTTGAAACGCACCGCGCCGCGCGTCGCGGGATTCGCGTGGCTCGCGTCGTCCCTGAGCGCGGCGGCGCCGGCCGCGGCCGCCGTCACCGTCGCGGCTGCACCGGAAACGGTCGCGCCGAAGGCCGCGCCGGCTTCGGTGCCGAGCGCGGCCGATCTGTCCGACGCGCGGCGCCAGCTCGCGACCGCGCGCATGTGGGGCGACAAGCATCGCGACGACCTCGCGCGCGATGCGCTGCGCAAGGGGCTGCTGATCGCGCCGGACGACCCGGCTCTGCTCGCGGAACAGATGCGCGTGCTGCTGCGGCTCGGCGACGCGCGCGGCGCGCAGGCCGCGCTCGCGCGCTTGCAGGCGCGTGCGCCCGCGGCTCCGGATACGCGCCGCGCGGCCGACGAATACCGCGTCGCGACGAGCGGGCGCGGCGAGATGGCGCAAATCCGCCTGCTCGCCCGCAGCGGCCGCGCCGACGAAGCGGCACGGCGCATCGTTGCGCTGTTTCCGAATGGCGCGCCGTCCGGTGCGCTCGGCGCCGAGTACTACCAGATCGTGTCCAATGCGCCGGGCGGCCGCGAGCCGGCGATCGCCGCGCTGCGCCGCACGGTCGCGGCGGATCCGCAGGACACCAGCGCGGCGCTCGCGCTCGCGCGATTGCTGAACCAGCGCGCCGACACGCGCGCGGAAGCGAACCGGATCGCGTGGTCGCTCGCGAAGCGCCCCGACGCCGACCACACCGAAGCAATGGCGGTGTGGCGACGCGTATTGCAGTCCGCCGGCGCCGATCCCGCGTATCGCGATGCGCTGCATGCGTATCTCGAACTCGTGCCGGACGACACGGAATTCCGCGATCGCGTTGCCGCGCTCGACCAGCAGCGCGATGCGCAGCAGCGGCTCGAACGGGATCCCGACTACATCGCGCAACAGCGGGGCCTGCAAGCGCTCGCGCGTGGCGACCTGGCCGGCGCCGATCCGCTGCTCGCACGCGCCGCGCGTGCGCGCGCGGGTGACGCCGACGCGCTCGGCGGGCTGGGCCTGCTGCGTTTGCGCGAAGGCCGCCATGACGAAGCACGCGCACTGTTCGCGCGGGCCGCGGCTTTGTCGACGGACCAGCGCGGCAAGTGGCAGAGCCTGGCACGCACCGCGCAGTTCTGGGGGCTGCTCGCGCAGGGCCGCGCGGCCGCGTCGGCGGGCCGCGCACAGGATGCGGAGCGTGCGGCGCGTGCCGCGCTCGCGATGCAGCCGGACAGCCAGGACGCAAAACTGCAGCTCGCGGATGCGTTGCTCGCGCAGCACGACTGGGCCCGCGCGGAACCGTTGCTGCGCGAACTGTTGGCCGCACGTACGCCGACTCTGTCGGCCGTGCGCGACACTGCGCTGCTGTACGAAAATACCGGCCGCGCGGATCGCATCGGCCCGCTGCTGGATGCGCTGCAAGGCCGCGTGACCGGCGCCGACGATCGCCGCGCGCTCGACGGGCTGCGCGCCGACCTGCTCGCGAGCCAGGCGCGCACGCTTGCGGACAAGGGCGAGCGCGGCGCGGCCGCGCAACGTTACGAAGCGGCGGTGCGTGCAGCGCCCGATGCGGCCTGGACGCGTTTCGCGCTTGCCCGGCTGTATCGCGACATGGGCTTGCCGCAACTCGGCCGCACGGTGATGGACGACGGGCTCGCGGCGAGCGATACGCCCGAGATGCGCTACGCGACCGCGCTGTACCGCAATTCGCTCGACGACGTCGCGGGCGCGCAGGCCGCGCTCTCGGGCGTCGACGATGCGCACCGCTCGGACGGCATGCGCGCGCTCGCCCGCAAGCTCGACGCCGAACACGCGCTTGCCGATGCGCGCGGCGCGCTCGGCCGCGGCGATCGTGCGGCGTTCGCCGCATCGCTCGCGCATGCGCAGGCGAGCGCACCGGACGATCCGGACATGCTGGCCGCAGTCGGTGCGCAGTGGATCGATGCGGGCGAGCCCGATCGCGGGCTCGCGCCGTTGCGCGATTGGATCGCCGCGCATCCGCGCGACGCCGATGTCGACGTGCGGCTGCGCTATGGCGACCTGCTCGGCGGCGCCGGGCGCGACGACACGCTCGCCGCATGGCTCGATGCGTTGCGCCGCGAGCCGTCGCTGACGCCGGCCCAGAGCGCGCGCATCGAGGATCAGTCGCTGCGGCTCGTGCTGCGGCAGACGGACGACGCGATCGCACAGCAGGACTATGCGCGTGCGCGCACGCTGCTCGAGCGCGCGAGCCCGGCCGGCCGCGCGGACAAACGCTATGCGCTCGAACTGGCGGACCTCGAGCGTGCGCAGGGCCACTACGACGCGGCGCGCGACGCGCTCGCGCCGGTCCTCGCGCGCACGCCGGACGATGCCGATACGCAGCTCGCGCTCGCGCGCATCGACGAGGACAGCGGCCATCGCGCGGCCGCGCTCGCTCGCGTGCAGGCGGTGCTCGCGCGCACGCCGGACGACGACGTCGATACGCGCCTGTCGGTGGTGCGGCGGCTGAATGCACTGCGCCGCGCGGACGAAGCCGCGCAAGTGATCGAGCCGTTGCAGGCCGCGTATCCGGCGCGCGCCGACGTGACGGTCGCGGCCGGCCGCGTGGCCGAGGCGCAGGGCCGCTATGACGATGCGGCGTCGCTGTACCGGCTGTCGCTGTCGCAAGAGCGCATGACCGGCGTGAGCGCCGGCCGTGACGGCCGTACGCCCGCGCAGGCCGCGTTCGCGGATCTCGAGCAACGGCGCGACCCCGAGATCGAGATCGGCTGGCTGCCCGCGTACAAGTCGGGCGACGAAGGGATATCCGCTTATCGTGCGCAGCAGGTGCCGATCTACATGCAGGTGCCGGTGCGTTACGACGGGCACGCGTTCCTGCAGCTCGACACCGTGCATCTGGACGCGGGCGCGCTCGATACGAGCGACCCGAACGCGTATTCGCTGAAAACCTTCGGCACCTACGCGGCGCTCAATGCGCCGATCGGGTTGCCGGCGCCGTTCGCGCCGAATCCGGCTGCTGCCGCGCTGATCGCGCATCCGCAGGGCGACCTGCACCAGCCGATGACGGGCGTCGCGCTCGGCGCGGGCTATCGGACCGACGCTTGGCGCGTCGATCTCGGCACGTCGCCGCTTGGCTTTCCGGTGCATTACCTCGTCGGCGGCGTGCGCTACCGCTTCGACGCGGGCCCGGCGAGCTTCACCGTGAATGCATCGCGCCGGCCCGAAACGAGCAGCGTGCTGTCGTATGCGGGGATGCGCGACCCGTGGACGGGCGCGGTATGGGGCGGCGTGCGGCGCGACGGCGTGAACCTGCGCGCGGCGGTCGACGTCGGCCGCGTGAACCTGTTCGCGGAACTCGGCGCGGGCGTGCTGTCCGGCCGCAACGTCGAGCGCAATGCGGAAGTGACGCTGCGCTCGGGCTTCACGGTGCCGGTGTACGAACGCGCGACGATGAGGGTGAGCACCGGCCTCGTCGGCAATGCGTGGCACTACGCGCAGAACCTGCGCTACTACACGTACGGGCAGGGCGGGTACTACAGTCCGCAGCGCTACCTGTCGCTCGGCGTCCCGATCGAATGGGCGGGGCGGCGCGACGCGCTGTCGTGGGATTTGACCGTCACCGGCGGGATCTCGAACAGCTATGAAAAAGATTCGTTGTTCTACCCGACGCTGTCGGACCAGCGCGCCGCGCAGCAGGCGGCCGGATTCGTCTACACGGGCAGTTCGACGCGCGGCGTGTCGTTCTCGTACGGCGTGAACGGCATCGTCGAGTATCGCGTGAATCCGCACCTGAGCGTCGGCGCGCAACTGCACGTCGACCGCTCGCACGATTACGCGCCGAGTTCGGCGCTCGTCTATCTGCGCTACGCGTTCGACGCACGCGCGGAGCGCAGCTGGCTCGTCACGCCGACGCCGGTGCGGCTTTATTCGGACTATTAG
- the bcsZ gene encoding cellulose synthase complex periplasmic endoglucanase BcsZ: MGWAFARRWATRPARGVGATCLLAVAAAGAVAATAGPAQGAQGGAAVAADAQCSTAWPRWDAFKRDFVSADGRVIDVGSADARTVSEGQAYGLFFALVANDRRTFDTILAWTENNLAQGDLSAHLPAWLWGRAPDGAWRVLDANAASDADLWIAYTLVEAGRLWRERSYTARGALLAKRVLDTETASVPGLGLTLLPGPTGFKLGSDRWRVNPSYSPPQVIRGLAARLPDDRRWAALAASTGRVLLDTAPKGFAPDWALYRAGAGFGPDPQTRAESAYNAIRVYLWAGMLDRADPLAAPLLARFAPFADYIAAHGAPPEKVDTTTGVAGPNDGNGGFSAAAVPFLDARGQRALADAQAARVDTLARQSAPGYYTSVLTLFGLGWRDGRYRFGADGSLDPHWEGRSCAAR; this comes from the coding sequence ATGGGTTGGGCATTCGCAAGGCGATGGGCCACGCGTCCGGCGCGGGGCGTCGGCGCAACCTGCTTGCTGGCCGTTGCGGCCGCCGGTGCTGTAGCGGCAACGGCCGGGCCGGCGCAGGGGGCGCAAGGCGGCGCGGCCGTTGCGGCGGACGCGCAATGCAGCACGGCATGGCCGCGCTGGGACGCGTTCAAGCGCGATTTCGTGTCGGCCGACGGCCGGGTGATCGACGTCGGCTCGGCCGATGCGCGCACGGTATCGGAGGGGCAGGCGTATGGACTGTTCTTCGCGCTGGTCGCGAACGACAGGCGCACGTTCGACACGATCCTCGCATGGACCGAGAACAACCTCGCGCAGGGCGACCTGAGCGCGCACCTGCCGGCGTGGCTGTGGGGCCGCGCGCCCGACGGCGCATGGCGTGTGCTCGACGCGAACGCGGCGTCGGATGCGGACCTGTGGATCGCGTATACGCTTGTCGAAGCCGGCAGGCTGTGGCGCGAGCGCAGCTACACCGCGCGCGGCGCGTTGCTCGCGAAGCGCGTGCTCGACACCGAGACGGCCAGCGTGCCGGGCCTTGGCCTCACGCTGCTGCCGGGGCCGACCGGCTTCAAGCTCGGCAGCGATCGATGGCGCGTGAATCCGAGCTATTCGCCGCCGCAGGTGATCCGCGGGCTCGCCGCACGGCTGCCCGACGATCGCCGCTGGGCCGCGCTCGCGGCCAGCACCGGCCGCGTGCTGCTCGACACCGCGCCGAAGGGATTTGCGCCGGACTGGGCGCTGTATCGCGCGGGCGCCGGATTCGGCCCCGATCCGCAGACCCGCGCGGAAAGCGCATACAACGCGATTCGCGTCTACCTGTGGGCCGGCATGCTCGATCGCGCCGATCCGCTTGCCGCGCCGCTGCTCGCGCGCTTTGCGCCGTTCGCCGACTACATCGCCGCACACGGTGCGCCGCCGGAGAAGGTCGATACGACGACCGGCGTGGCCGGCCCGAACGACGGCAACGGCGGATTCTCCGCGGCGGCCGTGCCGTTTCTCGACGCACGCGGCCAGCGTGCGCTGGCCGATGCGCAGGCGGCGCGCGTCGACACACTTGCGCGCCAGTCGGCCCCCGGCTATTACACGAGCGTGCTGACGTTGTTCGGCCTCGGCTGGCGCGACGGCCGCTACCGGTTCGGTGCGGACGGATCGCTCGACCCGCACTGGGAGGGGCGTTCATGCGCGGCTCGTTGA
- a CDS encoding phosphatidate cytidylyltransferase, which translates to MRTLFWELVAGVTGVLALATVIGAILGARSGGTSATIVNLNQRIRAWWAMIAIMVIAIGLGNNVTYFVFALLSYLTLREFITLTPTTASDHTTLFIAFFIAIPVQYLLLAINWYGMYSIFVPVHLFFAMSLVSALTQDTREFLSRNAKINWALMVCVYGLSHAPAVLILDIPRYTGQNALLLFFFLFVVQISDVLQYVVGKLFGRRKIAPRLSPSKTVEGFIGGGLLATLCGASLYRVTPFGFGAAFGISLAIVIAGFVGGLVLSAVKRSLGTKDWGSMIAGHGGMLDRVDSVCFAAPVFFHLVRYLYL; encoded by the coding sequence ATGCGTACTCTCTTCTGGGAACTGGTCGCGGGCGTCACCGGCGTGCTCGCGCTCGCTACCGTGATCGGCGCGATCCTCGGCGCGCGCAGCGGCGGCACCAGCGCGACGATCGTCAACCTCAACCAGCGCATCCGCGCGTGGTGGGCGATGATCGCGATCATGGTCATCGCGATCGGCCTCGGCAACAACGTCACGTATTTCGTGTTCGCGCTGCTGTCGTACCTGACGCTGCGCGAATTCATCACGCTCACGCCCACGACCGCGAGCGACCATACGACGCTGTTCATCGCGTTCTTCATCGCGATTCCGGTGCAATACCTGCTGCTCGCGATCAACTGGTACGGGATGTACTCGATCTTCGTTCCGGTGCACCTGTTCTTCGCGATGTCGCTGGTCTCGGCGCTTACGCAGGACACGCGCGAATTCCTGAGCCGCAACGCGAAGATCAACTGGGCGCTGATGGTGTGCGTGTACGGCCTCAGCCATGCGCCTGCCGTGCTGATTCTCGACATTCCGCGCTACACCGGGCAGAACGCGCTGCTGCTGTTCTTCTTCCTGTTCGTCGTGCAGATCAGCGACGTGTTGCAGTACGTGGTCGGCAAGCTGTTCGGACGCCGCAAGATCGCGCCGCGGCTGTCGCCGTCGAAGACGGTCGAGGGCTTCATCGGCGGCGGGCTGCTCGCGACACTGTGCGGCGCCTCGCTATATCGCGTAACGCCGTTCGGCTTTGGCGCGGCGTTCGGGATCTCGCTCGCGATCGTGATCGCGGGCTTCGTCGGCGGCCTCGTGCTGTCGGCCGTGAAGCGCTCGCTGGGCACGAAGGACTGGGGCTCGATGATCGCGGGCCACGGCGGGATGCTCGATCGCGTCGACTCCGTCTGCTTCGCCGCGCCGGTGTTCTTCCATCTCGTGCGCTATCTGTACCTGTGA
- the bcsB gene encoding cellulose biosynthesis cyclic di-GMP-binding regulatory protein BcsB: protein MRPAASLFVLSVAAFGAFHAAALSAAPVPAVAAASAASATPATPATPATPATPATPALASGASVPPFAVAPAAASAPAAGLPATTVRLPFASLGAFDPVHLRGADDARTINAGVRLDRVVTGARLRLTYAYSPSLVFPMSHLKVSVNGEVVATVPFDAPRAGRMVTQDIPIDPRYFSDYNQIGLRLIAHYTLDHCEDPSNSALWADVSPTSELILDEAPVRLPNDLALLPAPFFDRRDNGLLRLPFVLPASPDSATLRSAGVLASWFGAQADYRQARFPVAATFPADDQAVVVGTAATLPAGLALPSVNGPLLAVTDNPAAPGRKLLIVTGRTAAEVDDAVATLVLGRAALSGPAATVAHVDLGAPRKPYDAPRWLPVNRPIAFRELVADPRELEVRGTSPDAIRLNLRVPADLHSWNGSGVPITLRYRYTAPTVQDNSTLAVEINDQLVKSYRLGPAHAEDARGRMQLPLLAVPEGRVTSDVDIPAFRVGSGNQLQFRFTLDSQKTGLCSSTATEPQRAAIDPDSTIDFSHFVHYAQLPNLAFFANSGFPFTRFADLSQTAVVVPDRPSPEELEAYLTMLGHMGQWTGFPALRVQVARPGDVAALEGRKDLLVIDGSPASPLLSRWRTALPLSIDQQGGAGATRVAFSVKERWRNGVGMADGGAHIEQTGQLAALAGFELPGSHGRSVVALTATDQARLADLLDVFEKPGLVSQLQGDLALVRPGQVDSLRVGEPYVVGFVPWYARVWTHAARHPVVLGVVGVVAGLLLALGVFSVLQRIAARRRGM, encoded by the coding sequence ATGAGACCGGCCGCCTCGCTGTTCGTCCTGTCCGTCGCCGCGTTCGGCGCGTTCCATGCGGCCGCGCTATCGGCCGCGCCGGTGCCGGCCGTCGCCGCGGCCTCCGCCGCTTCGGCCACACCGGCTACACCGGCTACACCGGCTACACCGGCTACACCGGCTACACCGGCGCTCGCCAGCGGCGCGTCCGTGCCGCCGTTCGCGGTTGCGCCGGCCGCCGCCAGCGCCCCGGCCGCCGGCCTGCCGGCGACGACGGTGCGCCTGCCGTTCGCGTCGCTCGGCGCGTTCGATCCGGTGCACCTGCGCGGCGCCGACGACGCGCGCACGATCAATGCGGGCGTGCGGCTCGACCGCGTGGTTACCGGCGCGCGGTTGCGCCTGACCTACGCGTATTCGCCGTCGCTCGTGTTCCCGATGTCGCATCTGAAGGTGTCGGTGAACGGCGAGGTGGTCGCGACCGTTCCGTTCGACGCGCCGCGCGCAGGCCGCATGGTCACGCAGGACATACCGATCGATCCGCGCTACTTCTCCGATTACAACCAGATCGGCCTGCGCCTGATCGCGCATTACACGCTCGATCATTGCGAGGATCCGTCGAACTCGGCGCTGTGGGCCGACGTGAGCCCGACGAGCGAACTGATCCTCGACGAAGCGCCGGTGCGCTTGCCGAACGATCTCGCGCTGCTGCCCGCGCCGTTCTTCGACCGGCGCGATAACGGACTGCTGCGGCTGCCGTTCGTGCTGCCTGCGTCGCCCGACTCGGCGACGCTGCGCAGCGCAGGCGTACTCGCGTCGTGGTTCGGCGCGCAGGCCGACTACCGGCAGGCGCGCTTCCCGGTCGCCGCGACGTTCCCGGCGGACGATCAGGCCGTCGTCGTCGGCACGGCCGCGACGCTGCCGGCCGGGCTCGCGCTGCCGTCGGTCAACGGCCCGCTGCTCGCCGTAACCGACAATCCGGCCGCGCCGGGCCGCAAGCTGCTGATCGTGACGGGCCGCACGGCTGCCGAAGTCGACGACGCGGTCGCGACGCTCGTGCTAGGCCGTGCAGCGCTGTCGGGCCCGGCGGCGACGGTTGCGCACGTCGATCTCGGCGCGCCGCGCAAGCCGTACGACGCGCCGCGCTGGCTGCCGGTCAACCGGCCGATCGCGTTCCGTGAGCTCGTGGCGGACCCGCGCGAACTCGAAGTGCGCGGCACGTCGCCCGATGCGATCCGCCTGAACCTGCGCGTGCCGGCCGATCTGCATTCGTGGAACGGCTCGGGCGTGCCGATCACGCTGCGCTACCGCTACACAGCGCCGACCGTGCAGGACAACTCGACGCTCGCCGTCGAGATCAACGACCAGCTGGTGAAGTCGTATCGGCTCGGGCCGGCCCATGCGGAAGACGCGCGCGGCCGCATGCAGCTGCCGCTGCTCGCGGTGCCGGAAGGCCGCGTGACGAGCGACGTCGACATCCCGGCGTTCCGCGTCGGCAGCGGCAACCAGCTGCAGTTCCGCTTCACGCTCGACTCTCAGAAGACAGGGCTCTGCTCGAGCACCGCGACCGAGCCGCAGCGCGCGGCGATCGACCCGGATTCGACGATCGACTTCTCGCACTTCGTCCACTACGCGCAATTGCCGAACCTCGCGTTCTTCGCGAACAGCGGCTTTCCGTTCACGCGTTTCGCGGACCTGTCGCAGACCGCCGTGGTGGTGCCCGACCGGCCGTCGCCGGAGGAGCTCGAAGCCTACCTGACGATGCTCGGCCACATGGGGCAGTGGACCGGCTTCCCGGCGCTGCGCGTGCAGGTCGCGCGGCCCGGCGACGTCGCCGCGCTCGAGGGGCGCAAGGACTTGCTCGTGATCGACGGCTCGCCCGCGTCGCCGCTGCTGTCGCGCTGGCGCACGGCACTGCCGCTGTCGATCGACCAGCAGGGCGGCGCCGGCGCGACGCGCGTCGCGTTCTCGGTGAAGGAACGCTGGCGCAACGGCGTCGGGATGGCCGACGGCGGCGCGCATATCGAACAGACGGGCCAGCTCGCGGCGCTCGCCGGTTTCGAGTTGCCGGGCAGTCATGGCCGCAGCGTCGTCGCGCTGACGGCGACCGACCAGGCGCGCCTCGCCGATCTGCTCGACGTGTTCGAGAAGCCGGGCCTCGTATCGCAATTGCAGGGCGACCTCGCGCTAGTGCGGCCAGGGCAGGTCGACAGCCTGCGCGTCGGCGAGCCGTACGTGGTGGGCTTCGTGCCGTGGTATGCGCGCGTGTGGACGCATGCCGCGCGGCACCCGGTCGTGCTCGGTGTGGTCGGGGTCGTCGCGGGGCTGCTGCTCGCGCTCGGCGTGTTCAGCGTGCTGCAGCGAATCGCCGCGCGCCGACGGGGGATGTAA
- a CDS encoding sensor domain-containing diguanylate cyclase, whose translation MVDTATPSTDTLLRIIAVQTEIAKLGLDLGSVMAYVTEQVPQLTGASGAAVEFAEGDDMVYRAASGSAAGMLGLRLRRSGSLSGLCVTRGELLQCSDSETDPRVDRDACRRVGLRSMLVMPLTHADTTIGVLKVMSPDVDAFSAADAGTLRLTADLIAAAMFHAARNEASELYLRATHDALTGLPNRALFYDRLRQSMHTALRANGRLGILNIDMDGLKPINDGHGHRAGDAALREVAMRMLGAVRRSDTVARVGGDEFAVILPNVGSRDDVDVQRVRLARQVGEPFEFEGQPLRLGVSIGAAMLPDDGTDMNTLIERADRAMYEVKRTRTQRAAPTLA comes from the coding sequence ATGGTCGACACAGCCACCCCTTCCACCGACACGCTGCTGCGCATCATCGCGGTCCAGACCGAGATCGCGAAACTTGGCCTCGATCTCGGCAGCGTGATGGCCTACGTGACCGAGCAGGTGCCGCAACTCACCGGCGCGAGCGGCGCGGCGGTCGAGTTTGCCGAAGGCGACGACATGGTCTACCGCGCCGCATCGGGCTCCGCTGCCGGAATGCTCGGCCTGCGGCTGCGCCGCTCCGGCAGCCTGTCGGGCCTGTGCGTGACGCGCGGCGAACTGCTGCAGTGCAGCGATTCGGAAACCGACCCGCGCGTCGATCGCGATGCCTGCCGACGGGTCGGGCTGCGCTCGATGCTGGTGATGCCGCTGACCCACGCCGATACGACGATCGGCGTGCTGAAGGTGATGTCGCCGGACGTCGACGCCTTTTCGGCCGCCGACGCCGGCACGCTGCGGCTCACGGCCGACCTGATCGCCGCCGCGATGTTCCACGCGGCGCGCAACGAGGCCAGCGAGCTTTACCTGCGTGCGACGCACGACGCACTGACGGGCTTGCCGAACCGCGCGCTATTCTACGACCGCCTGCGCCAGTCGATGCATACGGCGCTGCGCGCGAACGGGCGGCTCGGCATCCTCAACATCGACATGGACGGGCTCAAGCCGATCAACGACGGCCACGGCCACCGCGCGGGCGACGCCGCGCTGCGCGAGGTCGCGATGCGGATGCTCGGCGCCGTGCGGCGCTCCGATACGGTTGCGCGGGTGGGCGGCGACGAGTTCGCGGTAATTCTGCCGAACGTCGGCAGCCGCGACGACGTCGACGTGCAGCGCGTACGCCTTGCCCGGCAAGTCGGCGAACCGTTCGAGTTCGAAGGGCAACCGCTGCGGCTTGGCGTCAGCATCGGCGCCGCGATGCTGCCCGACGACGGCACCGACATGAACACGCTGATCGAGCGCGCGGACCGGGCAATGTACGAGGTGAAGCGCACGCGGACGCAGCGGGCTGCGCCCACGCTCGCGTAA
- a CDS encoding CDP-alcohol phosphatidyltransferase family protein → MSLYALKPKFQNKLRPFADSLAARGVTANQVTLFAAGGSIVVGALAGLGVFARVLFLLIPIWLFVRMALNAIDGMLAREHGQKSTLGAYLNELGDVVSDVALVLPFLAIPAFAPADVWLFALAAVIVECAGLIGPLAGATRRYDGPFGKSDRALALGAFALWIGFGLPVGGVAAWLWRLLIVLSIVTAVRRVRAGVAEAGG, encoded by the coding sequence ATGAGCCTCTACGCACTCAAACCGAAATTCCAGAACAAACTGCGTCCGTTCGCGGATTCGCTTGCCGCGCGCGGCGTCACCGCGAACCAGGTCACGTTGTTCGCGGCCGGCGGCTCGATCGTCGTCGGCGCGCTCGCGGGGCTCGGCGTGTTCGCTCGCGTGCTGTTCCTGCTGATCCCGATCTGGCTCTTCGTGCGGATGGCGCTCAACGCGATCGACGGGATGCTCGCGCGCGAACACGGGCAGAAGAGCACGCTCGGCGCATATCTGAACGAGCTCGGCGACGTCGTGTCCGATGTCGCGCTCGTGCTGCCGTTCCTCGCGATTCCCGCATTCGCGCCGGCAGACGTGTGGCTGTTCGCGCTGGCGGCGGTCATCGTCGAATGCGCGGGGCTGATCGGTCCGCTCGCCGGCGCGACGCGCCGTTACGACGGCCCGTTCGGCAAGAGCGACCGTGCGCTCGCGCTCGGCGCGTTCGCGTTGTGGATTGGCTTCGGTTTGCCGGTCGGCGGCGTCGCCGCGTGGCTGTGGCGTCTGCTGATCGTGCTGTCGATCGTGACGGCGGTGCGGCGCGTGCGGGCCGGTGTCGCGGAAGCGGGCGGCTGA
- a CDS encoding lysophospholipid acyltransferase family protein, with translation MNIVNVWQRDFLLSIVRLVAGAYPIWHQAPPSPTQKIYFSNHTSHIDTLAILAALPRDVRAVVRPVAARDYWDSGDLKRHIAQKLLNVVLIDRHRESGGDPLDPVRDALRQGHSIIIFPEGTRGADVLPQPFKSGLFHLATEFPDVALAPVYLENLQRIMPKGTIWPVPLICKVHFGANEALGAGEDKPTFLARMRDAIVALAPPQRPAG, from the coding sequence ATGAACATCGTCAACGTGTGGCAGCGCGATTTCCTGCTGTCGATCGTGCGGCTCGTCGCCGGCGCGTATCCGATCTGGCATCAGGCGCCCCCTTCGCCAACGCAGAAAATCTACTTCTCGAACCATACGAGCCACATCGACACGCTCGCGATCCTCGCCGCGCTGCCGCGCGACGTGCGCGCCGTGGTGCGGCCCGTCGCGGCGCGCGACTATTGGGACAGCGGCGACCTGAAGCGTCACATCGCGCAGAAGCTGCTGAACGTCGTGCTGATCGACCGTCACCGCGAAAGCGGCGGCGATCCGTTGGACCCGGTGCGCGATGCGCTGCGGCAAGGCCACTCGATCATCATCTTCCCGGAAGGCACGCGCGGCGCCGACGTGTTGCCTCAGCCGTTCAAGAGCGGGCTGTTCCATCTCGCGACCGAATTTCCGGACGTCGCGCTCGCGCCGGTCTACCTCGAAAACTTGCAGCGGATCATGCCGAAGGGCACGATCTGGCCGGTCCCGCTGATCTGCAAGGTGCACTTCGGCGCAAACGAAGCACTCGGCGCCGGCGAAGACAAGCCCACCTTCCTCGCCCGCATGCGCGACGCGATCGTCGCGCTCGCGCCGCCGCAACGGCCGGCCGGCTGA